From one Pseudomonas sp. S35 genomic stretch:
- a CDS encoding ZIP family metal transporter, with translation MGTETLAIGSVRMFRYALGSLLLLAGTALLVAHGLAWLDLEPRILRALQGGAICALGTALGAVPVLVIRRMPVAVSDTLLGFGAGVMLAATAFSLVVPGIAAAESLGLTPWGASGLISFGIMLGAFGLYLVDRKVSGTSPEMLVGTPEKPVIAPRIWLFVFAIIAHNIPEGMAVGVSAGGGMPDADSLAMGIALQDVPEGLVIALVLAGAGMSRAKAFLIGAASGLVEPVFAVLCAWLVSLAEVLLPLGLALAAGAMLLVVTHEVIPESRRNGHEKLASLGLCVGFCLMMAMDTALG, from the coding sequence ATGGGCACTGAAACACTGGCGATCGGCAGTGTGCGAATGTTTCGTTATGCACTTGGCTCGCTGCTGCTGCTGGCAGGTACTGCATTGCTGGTGGCCCACGGGCTGGCCTGGCTGGACCTGGAACCGCGTATCTTGCGCGCATTGCAGGGCGGGGCGATCTGCGCGCTCGGCACGGCGCTGGGCGCGGTTCCTGTATTGGTGATTCGGCGGATGCCGGTGGCCGTGAGCGATACCCTGCTGGGCTTTGGGGCTGGCGTAATGCTTGCGGCCACCGCTTTTTCGCTGGTGGTGCCGGGTATCGCCGCTGCTGAAAGCCTCGGGCTTACGCCCTGGGGAGCGAGCGGGTTGATCAGCTTTGGAATCATGTTGGGAGCGTTCGGGCTGTATCTGGTTGACCGCAAGGTCTCCGGTACCAGTCCGGAAATGCTGGTGGGCACGCCGGAAAAACCGGTGATTGCGCCGCGCATCTGGTTGTTTGTGTTCGCCATCATTGCCCACAACATCCCGGAAGGCATGGCGGTTGGCGTCTCGGCCGGCGGCGGCATGCCGGACGCCGATAGCCTGGCTATGGGCATTGCCTTGCAGGACGTGCCCGAGGGGCTTGTGATTGCGTTGGTGTTGGCTGGGGCAGGGATGTCGCGGGCCAAGGCATTCCTGATTGGCGCTGCGTCAGGCTTGGTGGAGCCGGTGTTTGCCGTGCTCTGCGCTTGGCTGGTGAGCCTGGCCGAGGTGTTGTTGCCTTTGGGCCTGGCGCTGGCCGCCGGTGCAATGCTGTTGGTGGTGACGCATGAGGTGATCCCGGAATCACGCCGCAATGGCCACGAAAAGCTCGCCAGCCTGGGGTTGTGCGTTGGGTTTTGCTTGATGATGGCGATGGATACTGCATTGGGCTGA
- a CDS encoding HPr family phosphocarrier protein, which translates to MPALEIEIINKLGLHARASAKFVGVAGQFPCQIRAGRTPQSMVDGKSIMAMMMLAAGKGTKIHLKTEGEQEQEAMDALVALINNFFDEGE; encoded by the coding sequence ATGCCCGCTCTGGAAATTGAAATCATCAACAAATTGGGCCTGCATGCCCGCGCCTCGGCCAAGTTTGTCGGCGTCGCCGGGCAGTTCCCTTGCCAGATCAGGGCCGGGCGCACACCGCAGAGCATGGTCGACGGCAAAAGCATAATGGCGATGATGATGCTGGCGGCCGGCAAGGGCACCAAGATTCATTTGAAGACCGAAGGCGAGCAAGAACAGGAAGCGATGGACGCACTGGTGGCGCTGATCAACAACTTCTTTGATGAGGGTGAGTAA
- the rapZ gene encoding RNase adapter RapZ, with protein MRLIIVSGRSGSGKSTALNVLEDNGFYCIDNLPAGLLPELAERALIHTELAQPLVAVSIDARNLPSHLERFPQLLEEVRAKHIHCDVLYLDADEETLLKRFSETRRRHPLSSPHRSLAEAIEDETKLLGPIIDLADLKINTTSLNLYQLRDAIKLRLLNQPEPGTAFLVESFGFKRGMPVDADLVFDVRCLPNPYWKPELRDQSGLDQPVAEYLAAQPDVEEMFQDISSYLLKWLPRFAASNRAYVTIAIGCTGGHHRSVYLTERLGQVLQQTLKNVQVRHRDLS; from the coding sequence ATGCGTTTGATCATCGTCAGCGGCCGCTCTGGCTCGGGTAAAAGTACCGCCCTCAACGTTCTTGAGGACAACGGTTTCTATTGCATAGACAACCTTCCAGCTGGCCTGCTGCCGGAACTGGCGGAACGCGCGCTGATCCATACCGAACTGGCGCAACCCCTGGTCGCCGTCTCGATTGACGCCCGCAACCTGCCTAGCCACCTTGAGCGATTCCCACAATTGCTTGAAGAGGTACGCGCCAAGCACATTCATTGTGATGTGCTGTACCTGGATGCCGACGAAGAGACGCTGCTCAAACGCTTCTCTGAAACCCGTCGCCGCCATCCACTCAGCAGCCCTCACCGTTCTCTGGCCGAAGCCATCGAGGACGAAACCAAGTTGCTGGGTCCGATAATTGACCTCGCCGACCTCAAGATCAACACCACCAGCCTCAACCTGTACCAGTTGCGCGATGCCATCAAGTTGCGCCTGCTGAACCAGCCAGAGCCTGGCACGGCATTTCTCGTCGAGTCGTTCGGCTTCAAGCGTGGCATGCCAGTGGATGCGGACCTGGTGTTCGACGTGCGCTGCTTGCCCAACCCCTACTGGAAACCCGAATTACGCGACCAGTCCGGGCTGGACCAACCTGTGGCGGAGTACCTGGCCGCGCAGCCGGATGTGGAGGAGATGTTCCAGGACATTTCCAGCTACCTGCTTAAATGGCTACCACGCTTTGCCGCGAGCAATCGGGCCTATGTCACCATTGCCATTGGCTGCACTGGCGGCCATCACCGCTCGGTGTACCTGACCGAGCGCCTGGGCCAAGTGCTGCAACAAACCCTCAAGAACGTCCAGGTTCGCCACCGCGACCTTAGCTGA
- the ptsN gene encoding PTS IIA-like nitrogen regulatory protein PtsN: MIRLETILTPGRSLVNVPGGSKKKALEQIANLIAREVPSLEMQDVFDALIAREKLGSTGFGNGIAIPHCRLKGCETPVSALLHLEAPIDFDAIDGAPVDLLFVLLVPEAATDAHLELLRQIASMLDRKEVRDKLRSASSNEALYQVVLDEQNGQ; encoded by the coding sequence ATGATCCGACTTGAAACCATCCTGACCCCCGGCCGTTCCCTCGTGAACGTGCCGGGCGGCAGTAAAAAGAAAGCACTCGAACAAATTGCCAACCTGATCGCACGTGAAGTGCCGAGCCTGGAGATGCAAGACGTCTTCGATGCGCTGATCGCCCGTGAAAAACTCGGCTCCACGGGTTTTGGCAACGGCATCGCCATTCCTCACTGCCGCCTCAAGGGCTGCGAAACGCCCGTCAGCGCCCTGCTGCACCTTGAAGCCCCCATTGACTTCGATGCCATCGACGGCGCCCCGGTTGACCTGCTGTTCGTTCTGCTGGTTCCGGAAGCAGCCACCGATGCGCACCTGGAACTGCTCCGGCAGATCGCCAGCATGCTCGACCGCAAGGAAGTGCGCGACAAACTGCGCAGCGCCAGCAGCAACGAGGCGCTGTATCAAGTTGTCCTGGATGAACAGAACGGGCAGTAA
- the raiA gene encoding ribosome-associated translation inhibitor RaiA, with translation MQVNISGHQLEVTKPLREYTESKLNKLAGHFDKITNVQVIMEVDKLKQKIEATLHVPNAKLVANAEHEDMYAAIDSLYDKLDRQLIKHKEKNLHLMQGTGR, from the coding sequence ATGCAAGTCAACATCAGTGGACACCAGCTGGAAGTCACCAAACCCCTGCGTGAATACACCGAGAGCAAGCTGAACAAGCTGGCGGGGCATTTTGACAAGATCACCAACGTGCAGGTCATCATGGAGGTCGATAAGCTGAAGCAGAAAATCGAGGCCACCCTGCACGTACCGAATGCCAAGCTCGTCGCCAATGCGGAACATGAAGACATGTACGCGGCGATTGACTCGCTCTACGACAAGCTGGACCGCCAACTCATAAAGCATAAGGAAAAGAATCTGCACCTGATGCAAGGTACAGGTCGTTAA
- a CDS encoding RNA polymerase factor sigma-54, with product MKPSLVLRMGQQLTMTPQLQQAIRLLQLSTLDLQQEIQEALESNPMLERQEEGDDFDNADPLADNIEQKPNADVQEPSYQETAPTVDNLEEGDWNERIPNELPVDTAWEDVYQTSASSLPSNDDDEWDFTTRTSAGESLQSHLLWQLNLAPMSDTDRLIAVTLIDCINNQGYLDETLEEILEAFDPELDIELDEIEAVLHRIQQFEPAGIGARTLGECLLLQLRQLPAKTQWLTEAQRLVTDYIDLLGSRDYSQLMRRMKLKEDDLRQVIELVQSLNPRPGSQIESSEAEYVVPDVIVRKDNERWLVELNQESVPRLRVNPQYAGFVRRADTSADNTFMRNQLQEARWFIKSLQSRNETLMKVATQIVEHQRGFLEYGDEAMKPLVLHDIAEAVGMHESTISRVTTQKFMHTPRGIYELKYFFSSHVSTSEGGECSSTAIRAIIKKLVAAENQKKPLSDSKIAGLLEAQGIQVARRTVAKYRESLGIAPSSERKRLM from the coding sequence ATGAAACCATCGCTAGTCCTGAGAATGGGCCAGCAGCTGACGATGACACCGCAGCTGCAACAGGCCATCCGCCTGCTCCAATTGTCGACCCTGGACCTGCAACAGGAAATCCAGGAGGCCCTGGAGTCCAATCCGATGCTCGAACGCCAGGAAGAAGGCGACGACTTCGACAATGCAGACCCATTGGCTGACAACATCGAGCAAAAACCCAATGCCGACGTGCAGGAACCGTCCTATCAGGAAACCGCCCCTACGGTGGACAACCTTGAGGAAGGTGACTGGAACGAACGCATTCCCAACGAGCTCCCGGTAGACACCGCCTGGGAGGACGTCTATCAGACCAGCGCCAGCAGCCTGCCCAGCAACGACGACGACGAGTGGGACTTCACCACCCGCACCTCCGCCGGCGAAAGCCTGCAGAGCCATCTGTTGTGGCAACTGAACCTTGCACCGATGTCGGATACCGACCGCCTGATCGCCGTGACCCTGATCGATTGCATCAATAACCAGGGTTATCTGGACGAGACACTCGAAGAAATTCTTGAGGCGTTTGACCCGGAACTCGACATCGAGCTGGACGAAATCGAAGCCGTCCTTCACCGCATCCAACAATTCGAGCCTGCCGGCATCGGCGCCCGCACCCTTGGCGAATGCCTGCTGCTGCAACTGCGACAGCTGCCCGCTAAAACCCAATGGCTCACTGAAGCACAGCGCCTGGTCACCGACTATATCGACCTGCTGGGCAGCCGCGACTACAGCCAGTTGATGCGCCGCATGAAGCTCAAGGAAGACGACCTGCGCCAAGTGATCGAACTGGTGCAGAGCCTCAACCCGCGCCCTGGCTCACAGATCGAGTCCAGCGAAGCCGAATACGTAGTCCCTGACGTGATCGTGCGCAAGGATAACGAGCGGTGGCTGGTGGAGCTGAACCAAGAGTCGGTGCCACGCCTGCGGGTCAACCCGCAATATGCAGGTTTTGTTCGCCGGGCCGACACCAGCGCCGACAATACCTTCATGCGCAACCAGTTGCAGGAAGCGCGCTGGTTCATCAAGAGCCTGCAAAGCCGCAACGAAACCTTGATGAAAGTTGCTACCCAGATCGTCGAGCATCAGCGCGGCTTTCTGGAGTACGGTGACGAAGCAATGAAGCCGCTGGTTCTGCATGACATCGCCGAAGCGGTAGGCATGCACGAATCAACGATTTCCCGAGTGACCACGCAAAAATTCATGCATACCCCACGTGGCATATATGAGCTGAAATACTTTTTCTCCAGCCATGTAAGCACCTCCGAGGGCGGTGAATGCTCGTCCACGGCAATCCGCGCGATCATCAAAAAACTGGTTGCTGCGGAAAATCAGAAAAAGCCGTTGAGTGACAGCAAGATCGCTGGTTTACTGGAAGCACAAGGCATTCAGGTCGCCCGTCGAACCGTCGCCAAGTACCGCGAATCCCTTGGGATCGCGCCTTCCAGCGAGCGTAAGCGTTTGATGTGA
- the lptB gene encoding LPS export ABC transporter ATP-binding protein, giving the protein MATLKAQHLAKAYKSRQVVRDVSLSIDSGQIVGLLGPNGAGKTTCFYMIVGLVQADQGRVLIDDLDVSHQPMHGRARAGIGYLPQEASIFRKLSVADNIMAILETRKELDRDGRRKELESLLQEFHINHIRDNLGMSLSGGERRRVEIARALATAPKFILLDEPFAGVDPISVGDIKQIIHHLKAKGIGVLITDHNVRETLDICETAYIVNDGQLIAEGDSATILANELVKEVYLGHEFRL; this is encoded by the coding sequence ATGGCAACCCTGAAAGCCCAGCATCTGGCCAAGGCCTATAAAAGCCGTCAGGTCGTGCGCGACGTCAGCCTGTCGATCGACAGCGGCCAGATCGTCGGCCTGCTCGGCCCCAACGGCGCCGGCAAGACCACCTGCTTCTATATGATCGTCGGCCTGGTCCAGGCGGACCAGGGTCGCGTACTGATCGACGACCTGGATGTCAGCCACCAGCCGATGCACGGCCGCGCCCGTGCCGGTATCGGCTATCTTCCACAAGAAGCGTCGATCTTCCGCAAACTGTCGGTTGCCGACAACATCATGGCGATCCTCGAGACCCGCAAGGAGCTCGACCGCGATGGCCGCCGCAAGGAACTGGAAAGCCTGCTGCAGGAATTCCACATCAACCACATTCGCGACAACCTTGGCATGAGCCTGTCCGGTGGCGAACGTCGTCGCGTGGAAATCGCCCGCGCCCTGGCCACCGCCCCCAAGTTCATCCTGCTGGACGAACCGTTTGCAGGCGTCGACCCGATCTCGGTCGGCGACATCAAGCAGATCATCCATCACCTCAAGGCGAAGGGAATCGGTGTATTGATCACCGACCACAACGTGCGTGAAACCCTCGATATCTGCGAAACCGCTTATATCGTCAACGATGGTCAACTGATCGCCGAAGGTGATTCCGCGACCATCCTGGCCAACGAACTGGTCAAGGAAGTGTACCTGGGTCACGAGTTCCGCCTGTAA
- the lptA gene encoding lipopolysaccharide transport periplasmic protein LptA, which translates to MRLVKTLPILLGLGAALGSVSAWALPNDSQQPIHISADDAQLDDKQGVATYTGGVIITQGSMKITGNTVTLTRTQAGDIDVVTSVGNLAYFEQKQSATDTGPMKGYGKTIQYHAQQNRIVLIDQAKVLSPDGNSTEGEKITYDTVKQVANAGRANGTKVTAPRPRIDMVIQPKKKAE; encoded by the coding sequence ATGAGGCTCGTTAAAACTCTCCCTATTTTGCTCGGCTTGGGCGCAGCACTGGGAAGCGTGAGCGCCTGGGCTCTGCCGAACGATAGCCAGCAGCCGATCCACATTTCTGCTGATGATGCGCAGTTGGATGACAAGCAAGGTGTTGCCACCTATACCGGCGGCGTCATCATCACCCAAGGGTCGATGAAGATCACCGGTAATACCGTGACACTGACGCGCACCCAAGCCGGTGACATCGACGTCGTGACCTCGGTGGGCAACCTGGCTTACTTCGAACAGAAGCAGTCCGCCACCGACACCGGCCCGATGAAGGGCTACGGCAAGACCATCCAGTATCATGCCCAGCAGAATCGTATCGTGCTGATCGACCAGGCCAAGGTGCTCAGTCCAGATGGCAACTCCACGGAAGGTGAAAAAATCACTTATGACACCGTGAAGCAGGTTGCCAACGCCGGCCGCGCCAATGGCACCAAGGTAACTGCGCCACGCCCACGCATCGACATGGTTATCCAGCCGAAGAAGAAGGCCGAGTAA
- the lptC gene encoding LPS export ABC transporter periplasmic protein LptC, with protein MLSKKIRNFLLFGVIAALFLAVGYWNISPERFLDQPAAQVDEGAIDYYATNAYSVQFLPDGKVQYEMTSDKVEHVKASEITLLTNPDLNLYRGTEFPWHVTSKRGEVNPDGTEVELIDSVRVARTDAKNRDTVITTSRMTVFPQKQYAQTEQDVRIDGAGGVSTGKGMKAYLKESRIHLLSNVRGQYEAR; from the coding sequence ATGCTGAGCAAAAAGATTCGCAACTTCCTGCTATTCGGGGTCATCGCCGCGCTGTTCCTGGCGGTGGGCTACTGGAATATCAGCCCGGAGCGCTTCCTCGACCAGCCTGCTGCGCAGGTAGATGAAGGCGCTATCGACTATTACGCCACCAACGCCTACAGCGTGCAGTTCCTGCCCGACGGCAAGGTGCAGTACGAAATGACGTCGGACAAGGTCGAGCATGTGAAGGCCTCCGAAATCACCTTGCTGACCAACCCGGACCTTAACCTGTACCGCGGCACCGAATTTCCGTGGCACGTCACCAGCAAGCGTGGCGAGGTCAACCCGGACGGTACCGAGGTGGAACTGATCGACTCGGTGCGCGTTGCGCGCACCGACGCAAAGAACCGTGACACGGTGATTACTACCAGTCGCATGACCGTATTCCCGCAGAAGCAATATGCGCAGACCGAGCAAGACGTTAGAATCGACGGCGCTGGCGGTGTATCGACTGGCAAGGGAATGAAAGCGTATTTGAAAGAAAGCAGGATACACCTGCTATCGAACGTAAGAGGACAGTATGAGGCTCGTTAA
- a CDS encoding HAD family hydrolase, which translates to MTSDLLQRGKHIKLAIFDVDGVLTDGRLYFLEDGSEFKTFNTLDGQGIKMLMAAGVQTAIISGRKTPVVERRAQNLGIPHLYQGREDKLVVLDELLGQLNLSYEQVAYLGDDLPDLPVIRRVGLGMAVANAAAFVREHAHGITTARGGEGAAREFCELILRAQGRLEAAHAAYL; encoded by the coding sequence ATGACCAGCGACCTGCTGCAACGCGGCAAACACATCAAGCTGGCGATTTTCGACGTCGACGGCGTGCTGACCGATGGCCGCCTGTACTTCCTCGAAGATGGCAGCGAATTCAAGACATTCAACACCCTCGACGGCCAGGGCATCAAGATGCTGATGGCCGCGGGCGTACAAACCGCCATTATTAGCGGTCGAAAAACCCCGGTTGTGGAACGCCGCGCACAAAACCTGGGGATTCCTCACCTGTATCAAGGCCGCGAGGATAAACTGGTGGTCTTGGACGAGCTTCTTGGCCAACTCAACCTAAGCTATGAGCAGGTCGCCTACTTGGGCGATGACCTGCCAGACTTGCCGGTCATTCGCCGAGTGGGCCTGGGCATGGCCGTTGCCAATGCAGCCGCGTTTGTCCGCGAACACGCCCATGGCATCACCACTGCCCGTGGCGGCGAAGGTGCTGCCCGTGAGTTCTGCGAGCTGATCCTGCGCGCCCAGGGCCGCCTTGAAGCGGCCCACGCCGCCTACTTATAG
- a CDS encoding KpsF/GutQ family sugar-phosphate isomerase — MSQSSDLIQSAQRTIRLELEAVEGLLAHIDADFVRACEMILASKGRVVVVGMGKSGHVGNKIAATLASTGTTAFFVHPAEASHGDMGMITKDDIILALSNSGTTNEIVTLLPLIKRLGIKMISITGNPESTLAKAAEVNLNVHVAHEACPLNLAPTSSTTAALVMGDALAVALLEARGFTAEDFAFSHPGGALGRRLLLKVENVMHSGDELPHVQRGTLLKDALMEMTRKGLGMTVILETDGRLAGVFTDGDLRRTLDRTIDIHTATIDAVMTPHGKTARPEMLAAEALKIMEDHKIGALVVVDSDDHPVGALNMHDLLRAGVM; from the coding sequence ATGAGCCAATCCAGCGACCTTATTCAATCCGCACAACGCACTATCCGCCTCGAGCTTGAAGCCGTAGAGGGCTTGCTGGCCCATATCGACGCGGATTTCGTACGCGCCTGCGAGATGATTCTGGCCAGCAAGGGCCGCGTTGTCGTGGTCGGCATGGGCAAATCGGGCCACGTCGGCAACAAGATCGCCGCCACACTGGCGAGCACTGGGACCACGGCGTTTTTCGTGCATCCAGCCGAAGCCAGCCACGGCGACATGGGCATGATCACCAAGGATGACATCATCCTGGCGCTGTCCAACTCTGGCACCACCAACGAAATCGTGACCCTGCTGCCGCTGATCAAGCGCCTGGGGATCAAGATGATCAGCATCACCGGCAACCCGGAATCGACGCTGGCCAAGGCCGCCGAAGTGAACCTGAACGTTCACGTGGCCCACGAGGCCTGCCCACTGAACCTGGCGCCGACCTCCTCCACCACTGCAGCCCTGGTCATGGGCGACGCATTGGCCGTGGCATTGCTCGAAGCCCGTGGGTTTACCGCTGAAGACTTCGCGTTTTCCCACCCCGGCGGCGCCTTGGGCCGCCGCCTGCTGCTGAAAGTGGAAAATGTCATGCACTCGGGCGATGAACTGCCTCACGTGCAGCGCGGTACGTTGCTGAAGGACGCGCTGATGGAAATGACACGCAAGGGCCTGGGCATGACCGTGATCCTGGAGACCGATGGCCGCCTGGCCGGCGTGTTTACCGACGGTGATCTGCGTCGCACACTGGACCGCACCATCGATATCCACACGGCCACCATTGACGCGGTAATGACCCCTCACGGCAAGACCGCACGCCCTGAAATGCTCGCAGCCGAAGCATTGAAGATCATGGAAGACCACAAGATCGGCGCGCTGGTGGTGGTCGATAGCGACGACCACCCGGTTGGCGCCCTGAACATGCACGACTTGCTGCGTGCGGGAGTGATGTAA
- a CDS encoding ATP-binding cassette domain-containing protein, with amino-acid sequence MSADNAYAVELKGLTFKRGTRSIFNNVDIRIPRGKVTGIMGPSGCGKTTLLRLMGMQLRPSAGEVWVNGQNLPTLSRSDLFDARKHMGVLFQSGALFTDLDVFENVAFPLRVHTQLSDEMIRDIVLLKLQAVGLRGAIDLMPDELSGGMKRRVALARAIALDPQILMYDEPFVGQDPIAMGVLVRLIRLLNDALGITSIVVSHDLAETASIADYLYVVGDGQVLGQGTPEELMNADNPRIRQFMTGDPDGPVPFHFPAADYRSDLLGKR; translated from the coding sequence ATGAGTGCCGATAACGCCTACGCGGTCGAGCTGAAGGGACTGACCTTCAAGCGCGGGACGCGCAGCATCTTCAATAACGTCGATATTCGCATTCCCCGCGGCAAGGTCACGGGCATCATGGGGCCGTCCGGTTGCGGTAAAACCACCCTGTTGCGCCTGATGGGCATGCAATTGCGCCCCAGCGCAGGCGAGGTGTGGGTCAACGGCCAGAACCTGCCGACGCTGTCGCGCAGCGATCTGTTCGATGCGCGCAAGCACATGGGCGTGCTGTTCCAGAGCGGAGCGCTGTTCACTGACCTTGATGTGTTCGAGAACGTGGCGTTCCCGCTGCGGGTGCACACCCAGCTGTCCGATGAAATGATTCGTGACATTGTGTTGCTGAAATTGCAGGCCGTAGGCCTGCGTGGTGCGATCGACCTCATGCCCGATGAGCTGTCCGGCGGCATGAAGCGCCGCGTGGCCCTGGCGCGCGCCATTGCCCTCGACCCGCAGATTCTCATGTACGACGAGCCGTTCGTCGGTCAGGATCCAATCGCCATGGGCGTTCTGGTGCGCCTGATCCGCCTGCTCAACGATGCATTGGGCATCACCAGCATCGTGGTCTCCCACGACCTTGCAGAAACCGCGAGCATTGCCGACTACCTCTATGTAGTGGGCGATGGCCAGGTGCTGGGGCAGGGCACGCCTGAAGAACTGATGAACGCCGATAACCCGCGTATTCGCCAATTCATGACTGGCGACCCCGATGGCCCTGTGCCTTTTCACTTTCCGGCAGCGGATTACCGCTCAGATCTTCTGGGGAAGCGCTGA
- the mlaE gene encoding lipid asymmetry maintenance ABC transporter permease subunit MlaE, producing MRKTSLIEKVRLFGRSGIDIVEVLGRSTIFLFHALLGRGGIGGGFGLLLKQLHSVGVMSLVIIVVSGVFIGMVLALQGFNILSSYGSEQAVGQMVALTLLRELGPVVTALLFAGRAGSALTAEIGNMKSTEQLSSLEMIGVDPLKYIVAPRLWAGFISLPLLAMIFSVVGIWGGSWVAVDWLGVYDGSYWANMQNSVTFSGDVLNGIIKSIVFAFVVTWIAVFQGYDCEPTSEGISRATTKTVVYASLAVLGLDFILTALMFGDF from the coding sequence ATGCGCAAGACATCTCTTATCGAGAAGGTTCGCCTTTTCGGTCGCTCCGGCATCGACATCGTCGAAGTGCTGGGTCGTTCGACCATTTTTCTGTTCCATGCCCTGCTCGGCCGCGGTGGTATTGGTGGTGGCTTCGGCCTGCTGCTCAAGCAACTGCATTCGGTGGGCGTGATGTCCCTGGTGATCATTGTGGTCTCCGGGGTGTTCATCGGCATGGTGCTGGCGTTGCAAGGTTTCAATATCTTGTCCAGCTACGGTTCGGAGCAGGCGGTGGGGCAGATGGTCGCGCTGACGCTGTTGCGGGAACTGGGGCCGGTGGTGACTGCGCTGTTGTTCGCCGGGCGCGCGGGTTCCGCGCTGACTGCCGAAATCGGCAACATGAAGTCCACCGAACAGCTGTCTAGCCTGGAAATGATCGGCGTGGACCCGCTCAAATACATTGTTGCCCCGCGCCTGTGGGCCGGCTTCATCTCTCTTCCACTGCTGGCGATGATCTTCAGCGTGGTCGGTATCTGGGGTGGTTCGTGGGTAGCGGTTGACTGGCTGGGTGTCTACGACGGCTCCTACTGGGCCAACATGCAAAACAGCGTGACTTTCAGCGGTGACGTACTCAACGGCATCATAAAAAGCATCGTTTTCGCTTTTGTAGTGACTTGGATCGCCGTATTCCAAGGCTACGACTGTGAGCCCACTTCAGAAGGGATCAGTCGTGCCACCACCAAGACCGTTGTGTACGCCTCGTTGGCGGTACTGGGCCTTGACTTCATTTTGACCGCCTTGATGTTTGGAGATTTCTGA
- the mlaD gene encoding outer membrane lipid asymmetry maintenance protein MlaD codes for MQNRTVEIGVGLFLLAGILALLLLALRVSGLSASPTADTYKLYAYFDNIAGLTVRAKVTMAGVTIGKVTAIDLDRDSFTGRVTMQLDKKVDNLPTDSTASILTAGLLGEKYIGVSVGGETALLKDGSTIHDTQSSLVLEDLIGKFLLNTVNKDAK; via the coding sequence ATGCAAAACCGCACTGTGGAAATCGGTGTCGGCCTTTTCTTGCTGGCTGGCATCCTGGCTTTACTGTTGCTGGCCCTGCGAGTCAGCGGCCTTTCGGCCAGCCCTACCGCCGATACCTATAAACTTTACGCGTACTTCGACAATATCGCCGGTTTGACTGTCAGAGCTAAAGTGACCATGGCCGGTGTAACCATCGGCAAGGTCACGGCAATCGATCTGGATCGCGACAGTTTCACCGGGCGAGTGACGATGCAATTGGACAAGAAGGTCGATAATCTGCCGACTGACTCCACTGCATCTATCCTCACTGCGGGGCTGCTGGGCGAGAAGTACATCGGTGTCAGCGTGGGCGGTGAAACAGCACTGCTCAAGGATGGTTCGACCATCCACGACACGCAGTCGTCGCTGGTGCTCGAAGACCTGATCGGAAAATTTTTGCTCAATACGGTCAATAAAGACGCCAAATGA